From the genome of Clostridium sp. BNL1100, one region includes:
- the holA gene encoding DNA polymerase III subunit delta, which translates to MSFDILKKELKENKLQNVYLFYGQEDYLIKYYMNAIANLIVNEETKDLNYIYLEGKKDTETLIENCETMPVFSDKKLVISRNSGFFKSKKGGGEGSDKKSENNKLADYIENMPPYTCLIFVEQEVDKRIKLVNVIKKKGLVVEFNYQKPADLVKWVVKVFKSHKKNIDNVAASYIVENSEYSMVELLNEIDKIVNFTEDKQQISIDDVQSVCTKTIKSRIFDLTDAVAEGNISKALILLNDMASLKEPMQKIMYMIVRQIRMVYRMKLLKQQGMREDAAAKQMGLTPFVASKVLALSRNMKIGILEKAMYYSLELDESIKTGKMTDRTAIELLIASMK; encoded by the coding sequence ATGAGTTTTGATATATTAAAAAAAGAATTAAAGGAAAATAAACTGCAAAATGTATACCTCTTTTATGGTCAGGAAGATTATCTTATAAAGTATTATATGAATGCTATAGCCAACCTGATTGTTAACGAAGAAACAAAGGATTTAAATTATATATATCTTGAAGGTAAAAAAGATACTGAAACTCTTATAGAAAACTGTGAGACAATGCCTGTTTTCAGTGATAAAAAGCTTGTAATTTCGAGGAACTCCGGCTTTTTTAAGTCAAAAAAAGGTGGGGGCGAGGGTTCTGATAAGAAATCAGAAAATAATAAACTTGCAGACTATATTGAAAATATGCCTCCCTATACATGTCTTATCTTTGTGGAACAGGAAGTAGACAAGAGAATTAAGCTGGTAAATGTTATAAAGAAAAAAGGTCTTGTTGTTGAGTTTAATTATCAGAAGCCTGCTGACCTTGTAAAATGGGTTGTTAAGGTATTTAAAAGCCATAAAAAAAACATAGATAATGTTGCAGCATCGTATATAGTCGAGAACAGTGAATATTCTATGGTAGAGCTACTGAACGAAATAGACAAAATAGTTAATTTTACAGAGGATAAACAGCAGATTTCCATTGATGATGTTCAGTCGGTATGTACAAAAACCATAAAAAGCAGAATTTTTGATTTAACTGATGCCGTAGCAGAAGGCAACATTTCCAAAGCACTGATACTATTGAATGATATGGCTTCTTTGAAGGAACCAATGCAGAAAATAATGTACATGATTGTAAGACAAATAAGAATGGTTTACAGAATGAAATTACTCAAACAACAGGGCATGAGAGAGGATGCGGCAGCAAAGCAAATGGGATTAACACCTTTTGTTGCCTCAAAAGTTCTTGCATTAAGCAGAAATATGAAAATAGGTATTTTGGAAAAGGCCATGTATTATAGCCTTGAACTGGATGAGTCCATTAAAACTGGAAAAATGACTGATAGAACGGCGATTGAGCTTCTCATAGCCTCAATGAAATAA
- a CDS encoding NlpC/P60 family protein, protein MTGKITKVLVGCIFAFSLVLVCSAAMAASQSAQIQGTGVNVRKDPNTSASVITKLSNKRVSVLDKSSGWYKISFDGKTGWVNSDYIKVLTTKGSINANGVNFRESASTSSKVISSLKEGTDVQILDTLTEWHKVKVGSKVGYVSKKFVSSAANSTKTSRSTEAATFVSEEDDSLVGRVIAYAKKFIGVRYVYGGKSPSGFDCSGYVGYVYKNFGVSLNSSASSMYSNGTRVSKTALRAGDLLFFDASSRKSAGAIDHVGIYLGNNQFIHASTSNGKVLIQSLSEYRGTYIGAKRVI, encoded by the coding sequence ATGACAGGTAAGATTACCAAGGTACTTGTCGGTTGTATTTTCGCCTTTTCACTTGTGTTAGTATGCTCTGCTGCAATGGCTGCTTCGCAGTCAGCCCAGATTCAGGGTACTGGCGTCAATGTAAGAAAAGACCCAAATACTTCAGCAAGTGTCATCACTAAACTTTCCAATAAGAGAGTTTCAGTGCTTGATAAGTCTAGCGGTTGGTACAAGATTTCTTTTGATGGAAAGACCGGTTGGGTAAACAGTGACTACATAAAGGTTCTTACCACAAAAGGAAGTATTAATGCTAATGGTGTCAATTTCAGAGAAAGTGCCAGTACAAGCAGCAAAGTAATTAGTTCTCTAAAAGAAGGAACCGATGTACAAATACTGGATACACTTACTGAATGGCACAAGGTTAAAGTAGGTTCAAAGGTTGGATACGTTTCAAAGAAATTTGTTTCTTCAGCGGCGAATTCAACAAAAACTTCCCGTTCTACGGAAGCTGCAACATTTGTCAGCGAAGAGGATGATTCTCTGGTTGGCAGGGTAATTGCATATGCAAAGAAGTTTATTGGTGTAAGGTATGTTTATGGTGGGAAAAGTCCAAGCGGCTTTGATTGCTCTGGCTATGTCGGCTACGTATATAAGAACTTTGGCGTTAGCCTCAACAGCTCAGCATCAAGCATGTATTCAAATGGCACAAGGGTTTCTAAGACAGCTTTAAGGGCTGGAGACTTGTTGTTCTTTGATGCATCTTCCAGAAAATCAGCTGGTGCTATAGACCATGTAGGTATTTACTTAGGTAACAACCAATTTATTCATGCATCAACTTCCAATGGAAAAGTGCTTATTCAGAGTTTATCTGAATACCGGGGAACTTACATTGGTGCAAAAAGAGTAATTTAA
- a CDS encoding carbohydrate-binding protein has translation MFKRVKKLSILLVVCILVSISGINTVFADYPIFYQRYTADPTGIEANGRLYLYCSHDVYNPNNPGYIMNDITCISTNDLKNWTDHGEVFKASGWASLSWAPSVVAKNNKFYMYYGNGGGGIGVAVSDSPSGPFKDALGKALVTGSTPGVNPPNGFWCFDPAAFVDDDGQAYLYFGGNGEGNTRVIKLNSDMISINGSASKIVAPIFFEASLLHKYNGKYYFSYSTDFSKGAATIDYMMSDNPMTGFQYKGTVLPNPPSNEGNNNHHSIFSFKNNWYIAYHNRAVAIANGASSGDARTYQRSVCIDKITYNADGTMQKVNITTDGLTQLKYVNPYVINEAETMAQESGINTEDCSSGGRDVCNIENGDWVKVRGVDFGSTGATSFDASVASATSGGNIEIRLDSANGKLVGTCNISGTGGWQTWATKSCTVSGATGVHDLYLKFTGGSGYLFNVNNWKFSTQANKIVYGDLDGSGDINAIDFSLMKQFILGTITKFPSPDGLTAADLDGNGSIDALDYVLLKEYLLGKRTQFPVE, from the coding sequence ATGTTTAAGAGAGTTAAGAAATTGTCAATTCTTCTTGTGGTTTGTATACTGGTATCAATTTCAGGGATTAATACCGTGTTCGCCGATTATCCGATTTTTTACCAGCGCTATACGGCTGATCCTACTGGTATCGAAGCCAACGGAAGGCTGTATTTATACTGTTCACACGATGTGTACAATCCAAATAATCCGGGCTATATCATGAATGATATAACTTGTATATCTACAAATGATTTAAAGAACTGGACGGATCACGGAGAGGTTTTTAAAGCATCCGGCTGGGCTTCATTGTCATGGGCTCCATCAGTTGTAGCCAAGAATAATAAATTTTATATGTACTATGGAAATGGCGGCGGCGGAATAGGAGTTGCAGTAAGCGACAGTCCTTCCGGGCCTTTTAAGGATGCACTGGGGAAAGCACTTGTAACCGGAAGCACTCCCGGTGTAAATCCCCCTAACGGATTCTGGTGCTTTGATCCGGCCGCTTTTGTAGACGATGACGGACAGGCTTATTTATATTTTGGCGGAAATGGCGAGGGGAATACAAGGGTAATTAAGCTTAACAGTGATATGATTAGTATTAACGGTTCCGCATCAAAGATTGTGGCACCGATTTTCTTTGAGGCTTCATTGCTTCACAAGTACAATGGAAAGTATTACTTCTCATATTCTACCGATTTTTCAAAAGGAGCTGCTACTATAGATTATATGATGAGTGACAACCCAATGACAGGATTCCAATACAAAGGAACCGTATTGCCAAACCCTCCTTCTAATGAGGGTAATAATAACCATCACTCAATATTCTCATTTAAGAATAACTGGTATATAGCTTATCACAACAGAGCGGTTGCCATAGCTAATGGTGCTTCCAGCGGTGATGCAAGAACATACCAGAGAAGTGTTTGTATAGATAAAATAACATACAACGCAGACGGAACTATGCAGAAGGTTAACATTACAACAGATGGTCTTACCCAACTTAAGTATGTAAATCCTTATGTTATTAATGAAGCAGAAACCATGGCACAGGAGAGCGGTATAAATACGGAGGATTGCAGTTCAGGTGGCCGTGATGTCTGCAATATTGAGAATGGAGACTGGGTAAAGGTGAGAGGCGTTGATTTTGGTTCCACCGGTGCAACGTCATTCGATGCAAGTGTAGCATCAGCAACCAGTGGAGGCAATATAGAAATACGTCTTGACAGTGCTAATGGAAAACTTGTTGGAACTTGTAACATCTCAGGAACCGGAGGCTGGCAGACTTGGGCAACAAAATCCTGTACAGTCAGCGGTGCAACAGGGGTACACGACCTATATCTGAAATTTACAGGGGGAAGCGGGTATTTATTTAATGTAAATAATTGGAAATTTAGCACTCAAGCAAATAAAATTGTATATGGAGATTTGGACGGAAGCGGAGACATAAATGCAATTGACTTTTCACTTATGAAGCAGTTCATTCTTGGAACAATAACAAAGTTCCCTTCCCCCGATGGACTCACTGCTGCGGACTTGGACGGAAACGGTTCAATAGATGCACTGGATTATGTACTTCTGAAAGAGTATCTGCTTGGAAAAAGAACGCAATTCCCGGTTGAATAG
- a CDS encoding DNA internalization-related competence protein ComEC/Rec2: MNIKRPLCLFAVSFILGILLINSIGLNRFLIISSIMMLAIICLLKKLGNLKTIIFILLSFFIAGGMLFYNAEYRYIGSFNQYYGIPVEVKGFIDSEIQNSEDGKSNFVLKTESVVYKNKTVKVKNRILVYVNNINIKIGYRTKIGFTGVVEKPKPATNPAGFDYRRYLASIGISGRIYLHGASDIQVSGQKGGGYLYRIGYAIKNKVVDIISYSLDKNQAGLLEGMLIGYKDGLDENAFTAFSKAGLSHIMVASGMNVAFIILPFTFIFKKLRLSSLKANIITIFILILFVFVTGFSASVVRAVIMGIIILTGRIIMREPDIYTSISASALILLIINPYTLFDIGFQLSFGATLSLVMFYPQIKSFTEYKYIPNVISDTLAATIAAQLGVIPVTLYYFNNFSTFSIISNILVVPLVEFVTIIGFIMVFAGLLNIYLAVIIGYINNTFLSFILFVTEVTSKIPFSLLKLPTPTFGMVLFYYLFIIYIFKGRNYFQAKKYTKHLKRAIIILIIIIFGAKSLIPKPLEITYLDVGQGDSTFIRTAHGTKILIDGGGREANSKSEFDIGESVMVPYILDRGTKKVDIVIASHGHSDHTEGLEAVLRELSVGTVIVPETDGRGLEKVNSICKEKNISVIKCKQGDRINLDNETIFEVLNPLSYKIDSIAQEDLNESSLVLKLVYKNVKVLFTGDSGIPSEERMLKQGLDLKADIIKVGHHGSPGSSSNDYIKAVKPEYGVVSVGRNNFGHPSQFVIDTFQENGTKLFRTDENGAVIATSYGNGFNIRTMLP, encoded by the coding sequence TTGAATATCAAAAGACCGCTCTGTCTTTTCGCTGTGTCCTTTATTTTAGGGATACTACTTATAAACAGCATTGGATTGAATCGTTTTCTTATAATTTCTTCTATAATGATGTTAGCTATAATCTGTCTTCTTAAAAAACTCGGAAATTTAAAAACTATAATTTTTATCTTGCTTTCTTTTTTTATAGCAGGCGGAATGCTTTTCTATAATGCAGAATATCGCTATATTGGAAGCTTTAATCAATATTACGGTATTCCTGTAGAAGTAAAGGGTTTTATTGATAGTGAAATACAGAATTCGGAAGACGGCAAGTCAAATTTTGTTCTAAAAACAGAATCTGTAGTTTATAAAAATAAGACCGTCAAGGTTAAAAACAGGATACTGGTTTATGTAAACAATATTAACATAAAAATAGGCTACAGAACAAAAATCGGTTTTACAGGGGTTGTTGAAAAGCCAAAGCCTGCAACTAATCCGGCAGGATTTGATTATAGAAGATATCTGGCATCAATAGGGATTTCAGGACGGATATATTTACATGGTGCATCAGATATTCAAGTTTCCGGTCAAAAAGGAGGAGGCTACTTATATAGAATAGGATATGCGATTAAAAATAAAGTTGTTGACATAATCAGTTATTCTCTTGATAAAAATCAGGCAGGACTGCTGGAAGGTATGCTCATCGGATATAAGGACGGCTTGGATGAAAATGCCTTTACAGCATTCAGTAAAGCCGGACTTAGCCACATCATGGTAGCCTCAGGAATGAATGTCGCATTTATAATTCTGCCATTTACTTTTATTTTCAAAAAGTTGAGATTGAGCAGTTTAAAAGCAAATATAATTACTATTTTTATACTTATATTATTTGTATTTGTTACGGGTTTTTCAGCTTCGGTAGTCAGGGCTGTTATTATGGGAATAATAATACTGACAGGAAGAATCATAATGCGGGAACCCGATATATATACAAGTATTTCAGCCTCAGCACTTATTTTACTAATAATCAATCCCTATACACTATTTGATATAGGATTCCAGCTTTCATTCGGTGCAACACTGTCACTTGTCATGTTTTATCCGCAAATTAAATCCTTCACTGAGTACAAATATATCCCCAACGTGATTTCAGATACTCTTGCAGCAACAATTGCAGCACAGTTAGGAGTTATACCTGTTACCTTATATTATTTTAACAATTTTTCAACATTCTCCATTATTTCTAATATCCTCGTTGTGCCCTTGGTTGAATTTGTAACAATAATAGGTTTTATTATGGTTTTTGCAGGTTTACTTAATATATACCTGGCGGTTATTATCGGGTATATCAATAACACATTTCTGTCCTTCATATTGTTTGTTACAGAAGTAACTTCTAAAATACCATTTTCATTGTTAAAATTACCTACCCCAACATTTGGAATGGTTTTATTTTACTACTTATTTATAATTTATATATTTAAAGGCAGAAATTATTTTCAGGCTAAAAAATACACAAAACATCTGAAAAGAGCAATTATTATTTTAATAATTATTATATTCGGGGCTAAGTCGCTAATACCTAAGCCACTTGAAATAACTTATTTAGATGTTGGACAAGGTGACAGCACATTTATAAGAACAGCTCATGGTACAAAAATACTTATTGACGGAGGCGGACGTGAAGCAAATTCGAAATCCGAGTTTGATATAGGTGAGTCAGTTATGGTACCATATATTCTTGATAGGGGTACGAAAAAAGTTGATATTGTTATTGCGTCCCACGGACACTCTGACCATACGGAGGGACTTGAGGCAGTGCTCAGAGAGCTGTCTGTAGGGACAGTAATTGTACCTGAAACTGATGGACGAGGATTGGAGAAAGTAAATAGTATCTGTAAGGAAAAAAATATTTCAGTAATCAAATGTAAGCAAGGAGATAGAATAAACCTTGATAACGAAACGATATTTGAAGTATTAAACCCGCTCTCTTATAAAATAGACAGCATTGCCCAAGAGGATTTGAATGAAAGCTCATTAGTGTTAAAATTAGTTTATAAGAATGTAAAAGTTTTGTTTACAGGGGACAGTGGGATTCCGTCAGAGGAGAGAATGTTAAAACAAGGTCTGGATTTAAAAGCGGACATAATAAAAGTAGGGCATCACGGTTCTCCAGGCTCCTCAAGCAACGATTACATAAAGGCGGTCAAGCCGGAATATGGGGTTGTTTCAGTAGGGCGAAACAATTTCGGCCATCCAAGCCAATTTGTTATTGATACATTTCAAGAGAATGGAACAAAACTTTTTAGGACAGACGAAAACGGAGCAGTTATTGCAACCAGCTATGGAAATGGGTTTAACATTAGAACAATGCTACCTTAA
- a CDS encoding aspartyl-phosphate phosphatase Spo0E family protein → MQTNIYTLNKEVECLKQQLYDLLDNEPWAKHDILRISKRLDDLILQFYSFN, encoded by the coding sequence ATGCAAACAAATATTTATACACTTAACAAAGAAGTCGAGTGTCTTAAGCAGCAGCTTTATGATTTGTTGGATAATGAACCATGGGCGAAACACGACATTCTTAGAATCAGTAAAAGATTAGATGACTTAATTTTGCAATTTTACAGTTTTAATTAG
- the recJ gene encoding single-stranded-DNA-specific exonuclease RecJ, with amino-acid sequence MQKWILKNPKFDFKKMSKELGISELLCRIIVNRGIKDLDNARKFIKADLQGLNHPKLMKDIVKGVSIVKEKIKLNKKIRIIGDYDVDGVVSTYILYKALARCGATVDYAIPHRILDGYGISNSLVENALNDGIDTIITCDNGIAAREQIQYAKESGMTVIVTDHHDVPDILPEADAIIDMKQAECQYPFKLLCGAGVAFKFTQVLYEEMCIPREEECEFYEFVAIATVCDVVDLTEENRILVRQGLNAIADTKNIGLSALLQKTGILGKNIGVYHLGFILGPCINASGRLDWAMRGLKLLLTDDQQEAEVLAAELYELNNERKSMTVKGVEETIETIENSDLKGDRVLVVYKPEIHESIAGIIAGKVREKYNVPTFILTKGENCVKGSGRSIEEYNMFEELLKCKELFTKFGGHPMAAGFSLDADKVDILRERVNSITTLTDEDLIPKIYIDAHIPLSAINLRTAEELYYLEPYGKGNTKPLFAEKNISVKRAGVFGNERKVLKLRLQGGNSFADCIYFGNIDEFDSYVAERFGNEELQNIYAGRTNKIKLDMIFNIDINEYNGYRNVQLVLQYYR; translated from the coding sequence TTGCAAAAGTGGATACTAAAGAATCCTAAGTTTGACTTTAAGAAAATGTCAAAGGAATTGGGAATCAGCGAACTTCTTTGCAGGATTATAGTAAACAGAGGTATAAAGGATTTAGATAATGCCAGAAAATTTATAAAGGCCGATTTGCAAGGTTTAAACCATCCAAAGTTAATGAAGGATATTGTGAAAGGCGTTTCAATTGTTAAAGAAAAAATCAAGCTAAATAAAAAAATACGAATAATTGGCGACTACGATGTTGATGGGGTTGTTAGTACTTATATATTATATAAAGCCTTGGCTAGGTGCGGGGCAACTGTTGACTATGCCATTCCTCACAGGATACTGGATGGATACGGTATAAGCAACAGCTTGGTTGAAAATGCTTTAAATGACGGAATTGACACGATTATTACCTGTGATAACGGTATTGCAGCAAGAGAACAGATACAATATGCAAAAGAATCCGGTATGACAGTAATAGTTACAGACCACCATGATGTACCTGACATTCTTCCTGAAGCTGATGCAATTATAGATATGAAGCAGGCAGAATGTCAGTATCCGTTTAAACTACTTTGCGGGGCGGGGGTAGCGTTTAAATTTACACAGGTACTTTACGAGGAAATGTGTATTCCCCGGGAGGAGGAATGCGAGTTTTATGAGTTTGTTGCAATTGCAACTGTTTGTGATGTAGTTGATTTGACAGAAGAAAACAGGATTCTTGTAAGACAGGGGCTTAATGCTATAGCTGATACAAAAAATATCGGACTTAGCGCACTTCTGCAAAAGACCGGAATATTGGGAAAAAATATCGGTGTTTATCATCTTGGTTTTATATTAGGTCCGTGTATTAATGCCTCCGGAAGGTTGGATTGGGCTATGAGGGGGCTGAAATTACTCCTTACTGACGACCAACAGGAAGCAGAGGTCTTGGCAGCTGAATTATACGAACTGAATAATGAACGAAAATCCATGACTGTAAAAGGTGTGGAGGAGACAATTGAAACAATTGAAAACAGTGATTTAAAAGGTGACAGGGTTTTGGTAGTATATAAGCCGGAAATTCATGAAAGTATTGCTGGTATCATTGCGGGAAAGGTAAGAGAGAAATATAATGTTCCCACATTTATACTTACAAAGGGTGAGAATTGTGTAAAAGGCTCGGGTCGCTCTATAGAAGAATATAATATGTTTGAGGAACTTTTAAAATGTAAGGAACTGTTTACCAAATTCGGGGGACATCCAATGGCGGCCGGATTCAGTTTAGACGCTGACAAAGTTGATATTTTAAGAGAAAGGGTAAACAGTATTACTACACTTACAGATGAAGACCTTATCCCTAAAATATATATTGACGCACATATACCGTTATCTGCAATAAATTTGAGGACGGCAGAAGAATTATATTATTTGGAGCCATACGGAAAAGGAAACACAAAACCTCTGTTTGCTGAAAAAAATATATCGGTAAAGCGAGCCGGGGTATTCGGAAACGAAAGAAAAGTACTAAAGCTCAGATTGCAGGGCGGAAACAGTTTTGCCGACTGCATTTATTTCGGAAATATTGATGAGTTTGATTCATATGTTGCTGAAAGGTTTGGAAATGAAGAGTTGCAAAACATCTATGCAGGACGCACCAATAAAATAAAGCTGGATATGATTTTCAACATTGATATTAATGAGTATAATGGTTATAGAAATGTACAACTTGTTTTACAATATTACAGGTAA
- a CDS encoding adenine phosphoribosyltransferase has translation MNFKDKLRHVMDFPKEGIDFIDITTVLQDPEAFRACMDTFRTLAEKMGDFDIIVGSESRGFIFGAPLAYHMNKGFVPVRKKGKLPYKTVREEYDLEYGKDVLEMHSDAIKPGQRVLIVDDLLATGGTTQANIKLIEKLGGEVAGIVYFIELMSLNGRDKLKGYKVDSLVKF, from the coding sequence ATGAATTTTAAAGATAAACTCAGACACGTTATGGATTTTCCTAAGGAAGGAATCGATTTTATTGATATTACAACAGTTCTTCAGGACCCCGAAGCATTCAGAGCATGTATGGACACATTCAGGACACTTGCGGAAAAGATGGGAGATTTTGATATTATTGTAGGTTCAGAGTCAAGAGGATTTATTTTTGGTGCACCCCTAGCGTACCACATGAATAAGGGCTTTGTTCCTGTCAGAAAGAAAGGAAAACTCCCATATAAAACCGTACGTGAAGAATATGATCTGGAATACGGAAAAGATGTCCTCGAAATGCACTCAGATGCAATCAAGCCGGGACAGAGAGTGTTAATAGTTGACGATCTTCTTGCAACCGGCGGAACAACTCAAGCTAATATTAAACTTATTGAGAAGCTGGGAGGAGAGGTTGCAGGAATAGTATACTTTATTGAGCTTATGTCCCTGAATGGAAGAGATAAGCTCAAAGGTTATAAAGTTGATTCTTTAGTAAAATTCTAA
- a CDS encoding MarR family winged helix-turn-helix transcriptional regulator codes for MNSETENSLLIVDELFRKLFDKYNKLESKKFFSKTLDDLTVIEINTIVVIGHGEEDKKMSEIANTLGVTFGTPTVTVDRLIKKGYVIRRRDKEDRRQVFISLSETGKDVFESIIIIRNILAEKIYGILSEDDRKALINILSSLNSHFDDIFCFKNK; via the coding sequence ATGAACTCAGAAACAGAAAATAGTTTACTTATTGTGGATGAACTATTTAGAAAGCTTTTTGATAAGTACAATAAACTTGAGAGTAAAAAATTTTTTAGTAAAACTCTTGATGATCTTACTGTTATCGAAATTAATACAATAGTTGTTATAGGTCACGGTGAAGAAGATAAGAAGATGTCAGAGATTGCAAATACTTTGGGCGTCACCTTTGGTACTCCTACTGTAACTGTTGACAGGCTTATTAAAAAAGGTTATGTAATAAGAAGGCGTGACAAGGAAGACAGAAGGCAAGTTTTTATTTCTCTTTCTGAAACCGGGAAAGATGTTTTTGAATCTATTATTATTATTAGGAATATACTTGCTGAAAAAATATACGGTATCCTTAGTGAGGACGATAGAAAGGCCCTAATTAATATACTTTCATCACTTAATTCACACTTTGATGATATTTTTTGCTTCAAAAATAAGTAG
- a CDS encoding N-acetyltransferase has translation MLKIDILNDDLHLKNISYGSIENIYSIYENTDGFKYATGVYSFISYDVFSSQLFKFISQNNVFFLDIFLEKKDSFIIDKSIGLVKGSLSVEENILWLNSIAIDLPYQSKGYGKKVISILESYFKQSYNVNTVCLSVSKNNTSGIKFWEKCGYTEYEFDTFYDLQKITEHALIMWKKV, from the coding sequence ATGCTAAAGATAGATATATTGAATGATGATTTGCATTTAAAAAATATTAGCTACGGAAGTATTGAAAATATATATTCAATTTACGAAAATACAGACGGCTTTAAATATGCAACCGGTGTTTATAGTTTTATAAGCTATGATGTATTTTCCAGTCAGCTTTTTAAGTTTATATCTCAGAATAATGTATTCTTTTTGGATATTTTTCTTGAAAAAAAGGATTCTTTTATTATCGACAAGTCTATAGGTCTGGTCAAAGGTTCGTTGTCTGTTGAGGAAAATATACTCTGGTTAAATTCAATAGCTATTGACTTGCCATACCAATCCAAAGGTTATGGTAAAAAAGTCATTAGTATTCTCGAAAGTTATTTTAAGCAATCATACAATGTGAATACTGTTTGTCTTTCGGTAAGCAAAAATAATACATCCGGTATAAAATTCTGGGAAAAGTGTGGTTATACCGAATATGAATTTGACACGTTTTATGATTTACAAAAAATAACTGAACATGCTCTGATCATGTGGAAGAAAGTGTAA